The Bos indicus x Bos taurus breed Angus x Brahman F1 hybrid chromosome 13, Bos_hybrid_MaternalHap_v2.0, whole genome shotgun sequence genome includes a region encoding these proteins:
- the LOC113902760 gene encoding WAP four-disulfide core domain protein 6A-like, whose protein sequence is MGFLRVLPILILFMLLGGVQEPGLVEAFFLRHCPRNRVRCEIQERDLCTNSRDCPKKMKCCQFSCGKKCLDVDKDVCTLPKVPGPCNAYFVRWWYDQQKETCSSFIYGGCQGNNNNFQSESVCHAICPQRSKSQSPC, encoded by the exons ATGGGGTTCCTCAGAGTTTTGCCAATCCTGATACTATTCATGCTCTTGGGGGGTGTCCAGGAACCTGGGCTGGTGGAGGCATTCTTTCTAA GGCATTGTCCCCGAAACAGGGTAAGATGTGAAATACAAGAAAGAGACCTATGTACGAACAGCAGAGATTGCCCAAAGAAGATGAAATGTTGCCAGTTTAGCTGTGGAAAGAAATGTTTAGATGTCGACAAAG ATGTGTGCACTTTGCCAAAGGTTCCTGGCCCCTGCAACGCCTACTTTGTGCGCTGGTGGTATGATCAGCAAAAAGAAACCTGCTCCTCATTTATCTATGGAGGTTGCCAAGGGAACAATAACAACTTCCAATCTGAAAGTGTCTGCCATGCTATCTGCCCCCAGAGAAGTAAGTCCCAGTCTCCATGCTAA